The sequence AATAACCCTAAACTAGGTTCTAAGGCTGTTCGTCAGCGTTTAGCAGCAATGGATCGCGATACTTTGGTTCAGCTATTAGCGCAACGCCAAGACTTGAGCGAAGACGATGTAAATCAAGTCATCAATGATATACAGTCGACTCTAGGCAGTATTGTTAAAGCACCACGTCGTGCAGCAATTAGGACACAAGAGAAGGTTCAAGACTTCCAAAGCTCGATCGCCGATTATCTTCGTTCTACCGACAAGGCAGAATTAAGTCCTAGTGGAATCCAGCGAGATGTACAACTACTGCTCAACGATCCTCGTGCTGGCGCAGAAAGTCTAATGGACAGACTATCTCACTTTGATCGCTCTACCTTAGTAGCCTTATTGACGCAACGAGGAGACATTTCGGAAGAAGACGTAAACAAAGTAGTAGACCAAATTTTGGCAGTTAGAGACAACGCTATGTCTCAACTTCAGAAAGTTCAAGATGTCGTCAAGTCAGCAATAGATCGTGTACTGGCAAAAGTTAAGGCATATCTTGATAGTTTAGATCGTCCTGAACTAGCTTATGCAGGCATCAAAAGAGATATTAGTGTTTTGTTTGACGATCCTCAAGCTGGCTTTTCTGCCTTAAAAGACCGCTTCTCTAGCGTTGACCGAGATACTTTGGTGGCAATTATGAGTTCTCGCAAAGATATTTCCGAAGCCGATGCTAATCGGATTATCGATCAGATTGAAAGAACTCGCGATCGCACTTTACAACGTGCCGAACGTATCCAAACTGAAGCTGCGATGCGCTTAGAATCTGCCAAGAAACACGCCGCAGCGCAGGTCGAAGAAACTCGTAAAGCTGCTGCTACTGCCTCCTGGTGGTTGTTCCTCACTGGTCTAGTCTCCGCTATCTCTGCAAGTATTGCAGGTATGCTAGGAGTAGTTGGATAAGTTTATTACGACAATTCATCGAGCCTAAAGACGTAGTTATCAGCTACGTCTTTTTTTTTGATTAATAGAAGACAAAAACCCTGTAGGTAATACTAAATTCTGTTGAAATACACGATTAAAAATTGAGTGAAGTAATAACAAACTTGGTAGTAGTGCATCCAGATTAATTTATTGGGTATTAAAAATTATTTTCAGCCCCCTACCCCCTTCTCGCGCATTCACTCGATAGCCGCACTCCTGCCCTTGCACCCAATGCGGTGGGTGCTTGTCCTTACGGCAATGAGGATAAACACCCAATGCGGTGGGTGCTTGTCCTTACGGCAATGAGGATAAACGCCTTTCGGCGGCGATATGCCCGTGCATGATTCACTAAAGTACTCCTAAAGGACGACGCGGTTCCTTTAAGGGCGCGGGGTCGCTCGCCTTGGGGGAATAGCCCAGCATTTTAGCCTAGACGCGCTCTTTTGGTTGGGTTTCACGCTTTGTTCTACCCAACAAAGTCTTTTACAGCAGTTTTATGATTGGATAGACCACATTAATTTGTTTAAGTAATAAGTAATAAGGAAAAAACTCATTACTCGTTACTCGTTACTTATTAATTCAGCCCGAAGGGCTTGGTAATTGTTGGGTATTGTACCTCAAACTAGCGTTTTATTAGATCTAAAACAAAAGCGTATTCAAAAGCAGTTTCTTTAAGATATTCATAGCGTCCCGATGCGCCACCATGTCCTGCACTCATATTAGTTTTGAGCAACAGAAGATTATCGTCTGTTTTTAATTCTCGTAGTTTTGCCGTCCATTTTGCTGGTTCCCAATATTTAACTCGTGGATCGTTTAAACCTGCGGTAATTAACATCGCGGGGTAATCTTTTGAGACAACATTGTCGTAGGGTGAATAAGACTTGATGTACTCGTAGTATTCTCGATCGTTGGGGTTGCCCCACTCCTCCCATTCCAATACGGTTAGAGGCAAAGATGTATCGAGAATGGTAGTGAGTACATCGACAAAAGGAACGTTGGCAATAACAGCTTTAAAGAGGTCGGGACGCAGATTGACTACTGCACCCATAAGTAACCCGCCTGCACTGCCACCAGAGATTACTAAGCGATCGCTATCTGTCCATTTTTCGGCAATTAAATGTTCGGCACAGGCAATAAAGTCGGTAAAGGTATTTTTTTTCTGAAGAAATTTACCATCTTCGTACCACTTGCGACCCATTTCTTCCCCACCACGAATATGAGCGATCGCGACAATAAATCCGCGGTCTAATAGAGAAAGCCGTATCGAAGAAAAAGTAACAGGGTAAGCATAACCATAAGAACCATAGCCAGTCAGCCACAGAGGATTAGAACCATCTTGTTTGATTCCTTTTTTGTAGACTAAAGAGACCGGAACTTCTGTACCATCGCCAGCAACTGCAATTAATCTTTCACTGGCATACAAAGTGCGATCGTATCCTCCTAATACCTCGGTTTCTTTTTGCAATTCTCTTTCTCCCGTTTTGAGATCGTAATCGAAGACAGAAACAGGTGTAATCATTGAACTATAGCCGAAGCGGAACTTCACTGTATTAAATTCGGGATTATTATCACCAGAAAATGAGTAAGTTGGTTCGGGAAAAGTTAATTCGCTTATTTCTCCTGTCGCCAAAGTTTCGATTCTCGCCCCTGGTAATCCTCCCTGGCGTTCGTAAATAACTAAATAATCGGCAAAGGCATCAACTCCCTCTAGCATCACCTCTTCTCGATGGGGGATAATAGTTTTCCAGTT comes from Coleofasciculaceae cyanobacterium and encodes:
- a CDS encoding S9 family peptidase; the protein is MNQLSTSLIAAKHPQELVTHGDKRIDNYYWLRQQDNPEVIDYLKTENSYTEERMQHTQQLQQSLYAEMLSRIKETDLSVPYRLQDYYYYSRTESGQAYPIFCRKYQSLDAAEEILLDQNELAAKAEFFSLGVMSISQNQQILAYSVDTTGAEQYTLYFLNLTTRKLYSETIANTYYSFAWGNDNQTVFYTKIDEANRPYQLWRHTLDSNPGDDVLVYQEDDEAYFLGVGKTRSRDYILLNLSSMVTSEIRYLSADNPGGEFKLFQPRQPGIEYSLEHYRDPSGDAEHNRFYIVTNESAINFKLMATPVEAIEPTNWKTIIPHREEVMLEGVDAFADYLVIYERQGGLPGARIETLATGEISELTFPEPTYSFSGDNNPEFNTVKFRFGYSSMITPVSVFDYDLKTGERELQKETEVLGGYDRTLYASERLIAVAGDGTEVPVSLVYKKGIKQDGSNPLWLTGYGSYGYAYPVTFSSIRLSLLDRGFIVAIAHIRGGEEMGRKWYEDGKFLQKKNTFTDFIACAEHLIAEKWTDSDRLVISGGSAGGLLMGAVVNLRPDLFKAVIANVPFVDVLTTILDTSLPLTVLEWEEWGNPNDREYYEYIKSYSPYDNVVSKDYPAMLITAGLNDPRVKYWEPAKWTAKLRELKTDDNLLLLKTNMSAGHGGASGRYEYLKETAFEYAFVLDLIKR